The Polaribacter tangerinus genome has a segment encoding these proteins:
- a CDS encoding 3-oxoacyl-ACP synthase III family protein → MYNSKIIGLGYYVPENVVTNNDLKEFMDTSDEWIQERTGIKERRWIDTSTEDTTAVMGAKAARIAIDRAGISKDDIDFIVFATLSPDMYFPGGGVQVQDILEMPTIGALDVRNQCSGFIYAMSVADQFIKTGMYKNILVIGSENHSGGLEKSTRGRNVSVIFGDGAGAAVLSRCSDEEKAAGKGILSSHLHSEGKHAKELALEGPSTKRWVPEIIAANNPDDVSYYPYMNGQFVFKHAVGRFSEAIIEGLQANNLKKEAIDMLIPHQANLRIAQFIQKKFQLSDDKVHNNIHKYGNTTAASVIIALTEAWELGKIKDNDLVVLAAFGSGFTWGSVIIRW, encoded by the coding sequence ATGTATAATTCAAAAATAATTGGTTTAGGATACTATGTACCTGAAAATGTTGTAACTAACAACGATTTAAAAGAGTTTATGGATACCTCAGACGAATGGATTCAGGAGCGAACAGGTATTAAAGAAAGACGATGGATTGATACCAGTACAGAAGATACAACTGCAGTAATGGGAGCAAAAGCAGCAAGAATTGCAATTGATAGAGCAGGAATTTCAAAAGATGATATCGACTTTATTGTCTTTGCAACCTTAAGTCCAGATATGTATTTTCCTGGAGGAGGAGTACAAGTGCAAGATATTTTAGAAATGCCAACCATTGGAGCGTTAGATGTTAGAAACCAGTGTTCTGGATTTATTTATGCAATGTCTGTGGCAGATCAATTTATTAAAACTGGTATGTATAAAAATATTCTTGTTATCGGTTCAGAAAATCATTCTGGTGGTTTAGAGAAATCTACAAGAGGAAGAAATGTATCTGTTATTTTTGGCGACGGAGCTGGAGCGGCAGTATTGTCTCGTTGTTCAGACGAGGAGAAGGCTGCTGGAAAAGGAATTTTGTCTTCTCATTTACATTCAGAAGGAAAACATGCAAAAGAATTGGCTCTAGAAGGGCCTTCTACAAAGCGATGGGTGCCAGAAATAATTGCGGCAAATAATCCAGATGATGTTTCCTATTATCCTTACATGAACGGTCAGTTTGTTTTTAAACATGCGGTCGGACGTTTTTCTGAGGCTATAATAGAAGGATTACAAGCAAATAACTTAAAAAAAGAAGCGATTGATATGTTAATTCCTCATCAAGCAAATTTAAGAATAGCGCAATTTATTCAAAAAAAGTTTCAGTTATCTGATGATAAAGTTCATAATAATATACATAAATATGGAAATACCACAGCAGCATCTGTAATTATTGCACTAACAGAAGCTTGGGAACTAGGGAAAATTAAAGATAACGATTTGGTTGTTCTAGCGGCATTCGGAAGTGGTTTTACGTGGGGATCTGTAATAATTAGATGGTAA
- a CDS encoding Gfo/Idh/MocA family protein gives MNRKNFLTLSTKAALFLGLTSTISCKDETLEKTETLLNKKAKGTAFGLKAPKIDTVRVGIIGAGNRGQTLLQMFDWLLKNNKAKIVAISDLKKEKTSILNDHLKNKHNTTAVAYYGEPNAWKKMVDRDDIDLVIIATPWELHTPMALYGMEKGKHVATEVPIGTTLKDCWKLIETAERTQKHCMMMENCCFNNEELWVLNMVNNGVFGDLTHAEGAYIHDLRKHLLDETYYENQWRIKHHLKKDGNFYTTHGLGPISQYMDIGRGDTYDHLVSMSSREKSLSDAAKKAGINKFSEVKCGDINTTMIKTKLGKTIMLQFDVHTGRPYDRLNTLVGTKAVHEGYPSKLYINEEELAWWGHKWLDTESYNAYREKYNHPLWSKLKTQIDDNSVGHGGMDFVMIYRLIKCLNEGLPLDINVYDSVLWSSITPLSELSVAQNSSSVKIPDFTGGTWKNYHKTEMLRNI, from the coding sequence ATGAACAGAAAAAATTTTCTTACCTTATCTACAAAAGCAGCTTTATTTTTAGGGCTAACCTCTACTATTTCATGTAAAGATGAAACCTTAGAAAAAACAGAAACACTTTTAAATAAAAAGGCTAAAGGAACCGCTTTTGGCCTAAAAGCTCCAAAAATTGATACTGTTAGAGTAGGTATTATTGGCGCTGGAAATAGAGGGCAAACTTTACTACAAATGTTTGATTGGCTACTAAAAAATAATAAAGCTAAAATTGTTGCCATATCAGATTTAAAAAAAGAGAAAACTTCAATTTTAAATGACCATTTAAAAAATAAACATAATACTACTGCAGTTGCATACTATGGTGAACCAAATGCGTGGAAAAAAATGGTTGATAGAGATGATATAGACCTTGTAATAATTGCCACCCCTTGGGAATTACACACTCCTATGGCGCTATACGGTATGGAAAAAGGCAAACATGTTGCCACAGAAGTACCTATCGGAACCACTTTAAAAGATTGCTGGAAACTAATTGAAACTGCCGAAAGAACTCAAAAACATTGCATGATGATGGAAAATTGTTGTTTCAATAACGAAGAACTTTGGGTTTTAAATATGGTTAATAATGGTGTTTTTGGCGACTTAACTCACGCGGAAGGTGCATACATTCACGATTTAAGAAAACATCTTTTAGATGAAACATATTACGAAAATCAATGGAGAATAAAACATCACCTAAAAAAAGATGGCAACTTTTATACCACTCATGGTTTAGGCCCAATTAGCCAATATATGGATATTGGTAGAGGTGATACTTACGACCATTTAGTTTCTATGAGTTCTAGAGAAAAAAGTTTAAGCGATGCCGCTAAAAAAGCAGGAATTAACAAATTTAGTGAAGTAAAATGTGGCGATATAAACACCACCATGATAAAAACAAAACTCGGTAAAACCATTATGTTGCAATTTGATGTGCATACAGGCAGACCTTATGACAGACTAAATACACTTGTTGGCACCAAAGCTGTTCATGAAGGTTACCCTTCTAAGCTATATATTAATGAAGAAGAACTTGCTTGGTGGGGCCATAAATGGTTAGATACTGAGAGTTATAATGCGTATAGAGAAAAATACAATCATCCGTTATGGAGCAAACTTAAAACCCAAATAGATGATAATTCTGTAGGACATGGAGGCATGGATTTTGTAATGATTTACAGATTAATAAAATGTTTAAATGAAGGATTACCGCTAGATATTAACGTGTATGATAGTGTTCTTTGGAGTTCTATTACACCACTCTCTGAACTTTCGGTGGCCCAAAATAGTAGCTCAGTAAAAATACCAGATTTTACTGGCGGAACTTGGAAAAACTACCATAAAACAGAAATGCTTAGAAATATTTAA